The proteins below come from a single Candidozyma auris chromosome 3, complete sequence genomic window:
- a CDS encoding karyopherin beta yields MDLTGLLNSAYYGTDANTRNEANRQLSEFAASSYPEYMVYLAEVLVNESVKPEIRMLSALGIKNQLTAKDPRTRVQQQERWVSLGADAKQKVKESSIKTLLSDDERMVTTVSQLVSSIALYELPQNAWEDLIPTIIEHTKAENPVAVKRACLLTIGYICESADANDPAILAQSNGILIAIVQGIQGTEPSTRVRLTALNALINSLQFIKNNFAREGERNFIMQVVCEASQVDDSDLQAAAFACLTKIVAMYYRFMPVYMEKALYVLTISGMESEDQNVACMAIEFWSTVCEEEFELAYTQHDYAERGEQPPPEVQNYNFALFATKDVLPVLLKLLKKQNEDPEDDDWSVAMAAGSCLQLFATTTGMYVVNPTLQFFAENIGSTEWRDREAAIMAFGSILDGQDIEHLKEPIQQAMNPILHLLGDPTLQVKETAAWCLGKITEVALNTINQSTELPPLLEGFLHGLKDHPKVSVNCCWALMNILEQLCKDAPTQQSSSMSIYYQMFVPALVELTDKSDNEFNSRASAYEALSAFVSYSAYDTMPVIHSIASEVLSRLEATIGMQQQANTTEARAMLEELQINILSLLTSIIRRLSNEVSSAADNLMTLLLKLLGAQEPNALIEEDIFIAISAVASAVGTDFMKYMESFLPFLTKALHNVESPTCNTAVGLVADLAQSLGPGITTYLDGLMDILGRDLSNDNAKRDLKPAILSCFGDIAGVVEEGFMPYMDVVMNVCTQLANTVPEDNSFDTLDYIANLKEAVLDCYVGIVSSLNKKPELLFNYLSPIFQLLQQIAGDVELSTTESAARSAVGLLGDIAAMYPDGHLRDVYSQEWITSFIKRTRSNTGYSSSTKDAARWARDRQKRQIA; encoded by the coding sequence ATGGATCTTACCGGACTTTTAAATTCCGCCTACTACGGAACCGACGCCAACACCCGTAATGAGGCCAATCGCCAATTGTCCGAGTTTGCCGCCTCGTCTTACCCCGAGTACATGGTTTACTTGGCCGAGGTGTTGGTTAACGAGTCAGTAAAGCCCGAAATCAGAATGCTTTCGGCGTTGGGCATAAAGAACCAGTTGACTGCTAAAGACCCGAGGACGAGAGTGCAGCAGCAAGAACGATGGGTGCTGTTAGGTGCTGACGCGAAGCAGAAGGTTAAAGAAAGCTCGATCAAGACGTTGCTTAGCGACGACGAGAGAATGGTGACGACCGTTTCGCAGTTGGTGTCGAGCATTGCCCTCTACGAATTGCCCCAGAATGCGTGGGAGGACTTGATTCCAACCATTATAGAACACACAAAGGCGGAGAACCCCGTAGCCGtgaaaagagcttgtttGCTTACAATTGGTTACATTTGTGAGAGCGCAGATGCCAATGATCCGGCGATTCTTGCGCAGTCGAATGGCATCTTGATTGCCATTGTGCAAGGCATTCAGGGGACGGAGCCTTCAACTAGAGTGCGCCTCACGGCGTTGAATGCGTTAATCAACTCGTTGCAATTTATTAAGAACAATTTCGCCAGGGAAGGTGAGCGTAATTTTATCATGCAAGTTGTCTGTGAGGCTTCTCAGGTGGACGATTCTGACCTCCAGGCCGCTGCGTTTGCGTGTCTTACAAAGATCGTGGCCATGTACTACCGATTTATGCCTGTTTATATGGAGAAAGCTCTCTATGTGTTGACCATATCTGGAATGGAAAGCGAAGATCAAAACGTTGCGTGTATGGCCATTGAGTTCTGGTCAACTGtgtgtgaagaagaattcgAGTTGGCCTATACTCAACATGATTATGCTGAACGTGGTGAGCAACCCCCACCGGAAGTTCAGAATTACAACTTCGctctttttgcaacaaaaGATGTCTTGCCGGTGCTATTAAAGttattgaagaagcaaaacGAAGACCCTGAGGACGATGATTGGTCGGTGGCCATGGCTGCCGGTTCCTGTTTGCAATTGTTTGCAACGACCACAGGAATGTATGTTGTCAACCCAACTTTGCAGTTTTTTGCCGAAAACATCGGCCTGACAGAGTGGAGAGACCGAGAAGCTGCTATCATGGCTTTCGGCTCCATTCTCGATGGCCAGGATATCGAGCATCTCAAAGAACCAATTCAGCAAGCCATGAACCCCATCTTGCATTTGCTTGGCGACCCAACTTTGCAAGTGAAGGAGACCGCTGCTTGGTGTTTGGGTAAGATCACAGAAGTCGCTCTTAATACTATCAATCAGAGTACTGAGTTGCCACCTTTACTAGAAGGCTTCTTGCACGGCTTGAAAGATCATCCAAAGGTTTCTGTTAACTGCTGCTGGGCATTGATGAACATTCTTGAGCAGCTTTGCAAAGACGCTCCGACTCAACAGTCAAGTCTGATGTCTATCTATTACCAAATGTTTGTGCCCGCGTTGGTTGAACTAACAGACAAATCAGACAACGAATTTAACTCGAGAGCATCAGCATACGAGGCTTTATCCGCTTTTGTGAGTTATAGTGCCTACGATACCATGCCTGTCATTCACAGCATTGCAAGTGAAGTGTTGAGCAGACTAGAGGCCACCATTGGCATGCAGCAGCAAGCAAATACAACTGAGGCCCGTGCAATGCTCGAGGAATTGCAGATCAATATCTTGTCTTTGCTCACTAGTATTATCAGAAGACTCAGTAACGAAGTTTCGAGTGCAGCCGACAATTTGATGACGCTATTACTAAAATTGTTGGGTGCTCAAGAACCAAACGCtttgattgaagaagatataTTCATTGCCATCTCTGCTGTTGCCTCTGCCGTGGGAACCGATTTTATGAAGTACATGGAGTCTTTCTTGCCATTCTTGACGAAAGCTTTGCATAACGTTGAATCACCTACATGTAATACTGCGGTGGGTCTTGTTGCTGACCTTGCTCAATCATTGGGACCGGGCATTACCACTTACTTGGACGGGTTGATGGATATCTTGGGTAGGGACTTGAGCAACGACAATGCGAAACGAGACTTGAAGCCCGCCATCTTATCGTGTTTCGGTGACATTGCTGGCGTTGTGGAGGAAGGCTTCATGCCATACATGGACGTCGTAATGAACGTGTGTACGCAACTTGCCAATACGGTGCCTGAAGACAACCTGTTTGACACCTTGGATTATATCGCAAACTTGAAAGAAGCAGTGTTGGACTGTTATGTTGGTATTGTGAGCAgtttgaacaagaagccCGAGTTGCTTTTCAACTACCTCAGTCCAATCTTCCAGTTGCTTCAACAGATTGCCGGCGACGTCGAGCTCTCGACCACAGAAAGCGCTGCTCGCTCTGCCGTCGGCCTTTTGGGTGACATTGCCGCAATGTACCCGGATGGTCACTTGCGCGACGTATACTCGCAAGAGTGGATTACTCTGTTCATCAAGAGGACACGCTCGAACACTGGCTACTCCTCACTGACCAAGGACGCTGCCAGATGGGCCAGAGACAGGCAGAAGAGGCAAATTGCATAA
- the SEP7 gene encoding septin SHS1 has product MDYNDSASMTSSSPMINYRKDAKKAVKFTFMVAGEPGTGKTTFVNCLLNRKVMSHKYEGVDASGDTKTLAFTSAQNVNLPNASILATNEFDPTSAQEEPGIALTETKVEIIDDDGIRMQLNIIDTPGFGENLNNEMCYLEIENFLKQQFDLVLAEETRIKRNPRFVDTRVHCLLYFITPTGHGLRDLDISTMKRLAKYVNIIPVIGRADSFTLEEIQHFKQQIKIDIERFNVPVFQFDNFVSEYDEAEDYDLIQECKFLTRLQPFAIIASEQDFEIKDTNTGETKVVKARQYPWGLVDVNNPKYSDFPILKSVLLGSHLQDLKDLTHDFLYETYRTERLTGVTGKGINDDEEETFHDSTDAPSGIANAVPSLSNLAKLTDESAFKLDQDKNESDDNTSMLSSSSKKPRSMLISDETSSKSPKVKENASFTSSISNASERESQYSHYDRANGSFKRYSIGPQRSHLRQISETVPYVIRHERILERQQKLEEMEQASARELANRAQSLEQKAAALKAKEKMLLQKLEAYKKKQALSGTTSVNTEGGDTEKESETSKTFAIKKDETLTDLHSVVSQK; this is encoded by the coding sequence ATGGACTACAACGACCTGGCCTCGATGACCCTGTCGTCGCCCATGATCAACTATAGAAAAGACGCTAAAAAAGCTGTCAAGTTCACTTTCATGGTGGCAGGCGAACCCGGAACGGGCAAAACGACTTTTGTCAACTGCTTGTTGAACAGAAAAGTCATGAGCCACAAGTATGAAGGTGTAGACGCGCTGGGCGATACCAAGACGTTGGCTTTCACTTCTGCTCAAAACGTCAATTTACCCAATGCGTCAATCTTGGCCACAAACGAGTTTGACCCAACAAGTGCTCAGGAAGAGCCGGGGATCGCTCTCACAGAGACCAAGGTGGAGATCATCGATGATGACGGGATCAGAATGCAGCTAAATATCATCGATACTCCCGGGTTTGGCGAGAACTTGAACAACGAAATGTGCTACcttgaaattgagaatttcttgaagcagcagtTCGACTTGGTTTTGGCAGAGGAAACGAGAATTAAGAGAAACCCTCGTTTCGTGGACACGCGTGTCCACTGTTTACTCTACTTCATCACGCCGACTGGTCACGGTTTGCGTGACTTGGACATTTCCACGATGAAAAGATTGGCCAAATACGTGAATATCATCCCGGTCATTGGCCGTGCTGACTCCTTCACATTGGAAGAAATTCAGCACTTCAAACAGCAGATCAAAATCGACATTGAACGTTTCAACGTTCCCGTGTTCCAGTTCGACAACTTTGTCAGCGAGTACGACGAGGCTGAGGACTACGACTTGATTCAGGAGTGTAAGTTCTTGACGAGATTGCAGCCATTCGCTATAATAGCTTCGGAGCAGGATTTCGAAATCAAGGATACCAACACTGGCGAAACCAAGGTCGTGAAGGCAAGGCAATACCCATGGGGACTTGTAGACGTGAACAATCCAAAGTACTCCGATTTCCCGATTTTGAAGTCGGTGCTTTTGGGCTCCCATTTGCAAGACTTGAAGGACTTAACTCACGACTTCTTGTATGAGACATACAGAACCGAAAGATTGACAGGTGTTACCGGTAAAGGCAtcaacgatgatgaagaagagacatTCCACGATTCGACGGATGCCCCTCTGGGTATTGCCAACGCAGTACCTTCGTTATcaaacttggccaagttgacGGACGAGTCTGCTTTCAAGCTTGACCAGGATAAGAATGAGTCTGACGATAACACTTCGATGTTGCTGAGTCTGTCTAAGAAGCCTCGCTCGATGCTCATATCAGATGAAACTTCCTCCAAATCACCCAAGGTCAAAGAAAACGCGTCCTTTACGTCGTCTATATCCAACGCTTCTGAGCGTGAGAGCCAGTATAGTCATTACGACCGTGCTAACGGCTCGTTTAAGAGATACTCCATCGGTCCTCAACGAAGCCACTTGAGACAGATCTCTGAGACGGTGCCGTACGTGATAAGACATGAAAGAATCTTAGAGAGACAACAGAAGCTAGAGGAGATGGAGCAGGCCAGTGCAAGAGAGTTGGCCAACAGAGCACAGAGCTTGGAGCAGAAGGCTGCTGCATTAAAGgcgaaggagaagatgctCTTGCAAAAATTGGAGGCgtacaagaaaaagcaaGCCCTCTCGGGGACTACATCTGTAAACACAGAAGGTGGAGACACAGAGAAAGAGCTGGAGACACTGAAGACGTTTGCCATCAAAAAGGATGAAACGCTCACCGACTTGCATCTGGTTGTTAGTCAGAAGTGA
- a CDS encoding NADHX epimerase: MFKTLSAKAAAQLDQELMSSGAYSIDQLMELAGLAVAKAIYKQFPPDVPIRGPAPKVLVLVGPGNNGGDGLVCARHLKLWRHYEPVVYYPKRPQKDLYQRLTTQLRHLGVEEIETLEDVKKLTAEPSLKIIVDSLFGFSFKPPVREPFKELIDHLASKKGEIAPIVAVDIPSGWDVDDGPQDTDIGASVLVSLTAPKPCAEKFAAPGKVHYLGGRFISDNVAQRYGISDLIKSYSKDDLIVKL, translated from the coding sequence ATGTTCAAAACCCTCTCTGCGAAGGCTGCAGCACAGCTCGATCAGGAGCTCATGTCCTCTGGAGCCTACTCAATTGACCAGCTCATGGAACTAGCGGGTCTAGCGGTTGCGAAAGCAATCTACAAGCAATTTCCTCCAGATGTCCCCATTCGAGGCCCTGCTCCCAAAGTGTTGGTGCTAGTAGGTCCAGGTAATAATGGTGGAGATGGCTTAGTCTGTGCTCGTCACTTGAAGCTTTGGCGCCATTACGAGCCTGTGGTGTACTATCCTAAGCGGCCTCAGAAAGACCTCTATCAGCGTCTCACCACACAGTTGCGGCACTTGGGCGTCGAAGAAATCGAAACGCTTGAGGATGTCAAGAAGCTTACAGCGGAGCCCTCGCTCAAGATCATAGTAGACTCACTCTTtggcttctccttcaagccACCGGTGAGAGAACCTTTCAAGGAGCTTATTGATCATTTGGCAAGTAAAAAGGGTGAAATTGCTCCCATAGTAGCAGTGGATATTCCGTCCGGCTGGGACGTGGATGACGGCCCTCAGGACACAGATATCGGCGCTTCGGTACTTGTGAGTTTGACTGCTCCAAAACCTTGTGCTGAGAAGTTTGCTGCTCCAGGGAAGGTACACTATTTGGGTGGACGTTTCATTAGCGACAATGTGGCTCAGCGGTATGGTATCAgtgacttgatcaagctgTACTCCAAAGATGATTTGATCGTGAAGTTGTAA
- the ABP140 gene encoding tRNA(Thr) (cytosine(32)-N(3))-methyltransferase produces the protein MTSSVKEQKPSLDTRIGKDSPFTFGQRYLTDENSVFDHNAWDHVEWGEEQVKQAEELIAKQYEQPVKDFDKQLFNSNPAKYWDIFYKNNKENFFKDRKWLQIEFPSLYEVSGAEYNKPVTILEVGCGAGNTFYPILNQNANPQLKIVGCDYSKVAVDLVKSNENYAPNNEKGVAFSSVWDLANPEGTLPEHLEPNSCDIVIMVFVFSALHPDQWKHAINNLQKVLKPGGQILFRDYGRYDLAQVRFKKGRLLDDNFYIRGDGTRVYFFTEEELREIFCTNGPFEEEKIATDRRLLVNRKKQLKMYRIWLQAVFRKPL, from the coding sequence ATGACTCTGTCTGTGAAAGAACAGAAGCCACTGTTGGACACAAGAATCGGAAAAGACTCTCCGTTCACCTTCGGGCAGAGGTACTTGACCGACGAAAATTCTGTGTTCGACCACAACGCTTGGGACCATGTAGAGTGGGGAGAAGAGCAGGTTAAACAAGCTGAAGAGCTCATCGCGAAGCAGTACGAGCAACCGGTCAAGGATTTCGATAAGCAGCTTTTTAACTCGAATCCTGCAAAGTACTGGGACATCTTCTACAAAAACaataaagaaaattttttcaaagatAGGAAATGGCTTCAAATCGAGTTTCCGTCGTTATACGAAGTTAGTGGGGCAGAGTACAACAAGCCAGTGACGATCTTGGAAGTTGGGTGTGGTGCTGGAAACACTTTTTACCCAATCTTGAATCAGAATGCCAATCCTCAGCTCAAAATCGTGGGTTGTGACTACCTGAAAGTTGCGGTCGACTTGGTAAAAAGTAACGAGAACTATGCGCCCAACAACGAGAAGGGTGTTGCATTTTCTTCAGTTTGGGACCTAGCCAACCCAGAGGGAACATTGCCTGAACACTTGGAGCCAAACTCCTGTGACATTGTCATCATGGTATTTGTCTTTTCTGCATTGCATCCCGACCAATGGAAGCATGCCATAAACAACCTCCAGAAAGTGTTGAAGCCTGGTGGACAGATCCTTTTCAGAGATTACGGTCGCTACGACTTGGCCCAAGTTCGTTTCAAGAAGGGCCGTTTGCTTGACGATAACTTCTATATTCGTGGAGACGGCACGCGAGTATATTTCTTCACCGAGGAAGAGCTCAGAGAAATCTTCTGCACCAACGGTCCctttgaggaagagaagatcgcAACTGACAGGCGCTTACTTGTGAAcaggaagaagcagcttaAGATGTACAGAATCTGGCTTCAGGCTGTCTTCCGTAAGCCACTATGA
- a CDS encoding TRAPP subunit TRS23, with translation MDVYSILILNKAGGLIYQKDLNPRLSKLSANDYLVLAGTLHGAHAIATRLKPDGSKHGYEDPHTVNSNILLSGKAHTPNVNKSGLSNIDTDLFSLYVFQTLTGVKFIIITSPVGAVTTQAGQPSASKRQFEAASNIYKQCYLYYCDYVMKDPFYSLDMPIKSTMFESKVQELAR, from the coding sequence ATGGATGTCTACAGCATACTCATCCTCAATAAAGCTGGTGGACTCATCTACCAAAAAGACCTCAATCCCAGACTCTCCAAGCTCTCGGCAAACGACTACCTTGTGCTCGCAGGAACCCTCCATGGAGCCCACGCCATAGCGACCAGACTCAAACCTGATGGTTCAAAACATGGATACGAAGATCCACATACTGTAAATAGTAACATTCTTCTCTCGGGCAAAGCACACACGCCGAACGTGAACAAGCTGGGACTTTCTAACATTGACACAGACCTTTTCAGTTTGTACGTATTTCAGACATTGACAGGAGTGAAATTTATCATAATAACGTCTCCTGTGGGCGCTGTCACTACGCAAGCTGGCCAGCCGTCCGCCCTGAAGAGACAATTCGAAGCAGCGAGTAATATCTACAAGCAATGCTACCTTTACTACTGCGATTACGTGATGAAGGACCCCTTCTACTCGCTAGACATGCCAATTAAAAGCACGATGTTTGAGtcaaaagttcaagagctcGCAAGGTGA